GGCCACTcgctctctcttcccccccccccccccaccaagtCCCCCCAGGCAACAGTTCTTCTTTTCCAGAGAAGCCTCCTTTTCTGGTTCCTGGGCCAGACTAAGGTCCTACAGGGCATCTCCTCTGTCCTGGTGCCAGGGCTCCTCAGAGTCCTGAGGCTGTGGCCCTAGTCACAGCCTCCCTCTCATCCCCATCACAGCCCCCAAAAGGGCCTCAGTCAGGGGCCCACCCTCCTCGCCTGCTGCTTCTACCAGTCCAGCTAGGGCTGTTGCCCGAGCTTGTGGGCTCCGGCCAGGTCCCAGGGTCCAGTGGGCACATCTTGCAGCTAGACGGGTTCCACCAAGGCGGAATACCTCGCCTACTGCTTCAGGGGGACCATAAGGTCCTAGGTGCACACTTTCCACAGCTTCTTCCAGTTCTTCCTCTAGAATGGGCAGCAGAAACCGACCAGCTGCCTCTAGGGCAGCTTCTGCCTCAGAGCCCAAAAGGGGTTGTCCTGGAGGTGGGATGGGCTGTAGGGCAGCCCCACAGCCCCGGCAGCCATGGAGATGGTGCAGAATAGGCCAAGCGGCTCCTGGGGACAAGCCTCTCAGTGGCACAAGGCTCAAATGAGCCTCAGCAAAGCCTCCCGATAGCAAGGCTCGGAAGAAGGGGGAAGCATCGGCTGCAGAGGCCCGGATGGCAGGTAGTCGGAGGCCAGAGTCCAGCAGGAAATGGAGGTCAGGGACTAGGGATGGGGTAGGGCCCAGAAGTTGCCCATAGAGGCAAGGGGAGGTTGGAGAAGAATCCACAGGAGGTTGGGCAGAGTCCACTGATGGGGAGATTAGGCATCGAAGGCAGGAGAGGGAATCagcagcaaaaaagaagaaaagtgggTGAGGGGCTGGACGAGAAAGTGCTGTCAGAAGGAGGCGGAGTCCACCTTGGTCGAGAAGTAGACGTCTCCAGAGAGCCGGTTTCCTGAAAGATAGAGGGATGGGCACAAGAGTTAGTGAGAACATTTGAGGCAAATACAGGCTTCTTACGTCATAAAAATAGTACAAATGTCAGAAACTGATTGGCCCTGAAATAGGCTTCTGACTTTGCCCCATTCCTGGAACTTACTATTTAGTTTAGATCAGATCCTGTTCTGCTAAAAGAGGGAATGAAGTGAGACTTGTCTTTGCTTTTCCTCCAGAAGGCGTGGGGGCAAAGTTGAGGACAAATCTCTTTAGGACAGAAATAAGAGAgctaagagaagggagaaataaggAGCTAGGGAAGATGGGAAGCGGAgtcaaagagaagagaataatagAGAAACTAACGGAACTAGGAAAGAAATTTGAGGATTGGCTGTAGAGTCACAGGAAGAGAGGGCAGAGAACTTGGATTacctaagtgaaacaagcagtcAGAGGGAGAGAACAAAGTCTTTTTCCAAATACCTACAGGTATTTTACATATTcttgttctattattttcttatccTATTTCTATAGTTTCAGGAGATTCCCTCCTGTGGAAACTGTTTCTTGATTCTTAAGATTGTTAAGATGGTGTACCTGCAGATAAAGGGCAGAGTCAATGCACAGGCAACTCGATCTTCCGGAGTCCCAGAGAGAAGCAAGTGAGTGAGTGCTCCTACCCCGAAAGGAGACTCAGCCTGGACTGTCAGGTTCTGAAGCAGCATTTCACctaggaggagaaaaagggtCAGGATACCTGAATTACTGAAGGCAGCAGGggcaataataaataataataataaataagggGCAAGAAAactatgtgtttgtgtatctGACAGAAGAAATGGGTTACTTACCTAGTTCTCTATGTTTTCGATCGCCTGTTCGAGCCCGGAGTGGCTTTGAGGCCCTCCAATCATCTGGGGCAACACCCAACACTAGCCAGGCCCGGATGAGTGCCGCACCGTAGCTTCGGACAAAAGCTTCTAAGCAAGCAGGGTTGCAGGTGAGGCGGGCCAGAATTCGCAGGGCCCGAGGATTTGGGGGACCAGGGGCTCCAGTCACATAGCCAAGCAGGCCTTGTAGTGCTGGGCCAGTCACTAGCGCCCCACTGGGATCAGGGGCTTGTGAGAAGCGTGACAAGAGTAAAAGTGCTGGCCCTTCTCGTCCCCATAATTCTTCAGTCCGACCAGATGTCTTTAGTGGGGGTGGTGAGGGGTTTGGGATGTCACCTGAGCGACTGGGAGTCTCTAGTTGTGAGGTGCTTGGGGTCTCCACGCTTAGGGCAGTATTTGGAGGAGAGGTTGGTGGGGGATGGGACACCGGGGAGAAGGAAAAGCTGTCCTGTAGGCATCTTTGTTGAAGCGGCCTGACTGGGACAGCAGGAAGCTCTGGCAGGGGGCAGTGTTCAGGGGACCAATCAGGCGAAATATCTCCAGGTGCCACAGCATAGCCTTCTGATATCAGCCATGACCTGGAAACCAAAGGagaaagacatttagtggtcctATAAGACCTAATGGAAATCATATTTGACACTTAGTTTAAACATTAGCTAATAATAACCAGTATTCATATACTACATTTAAAACAACAATCCTGGTAAATGAGTACCACTATTTagcagatgaggaagcagaggcagacaaaggttaagtagcttgctcaaggtcatgcaGTTAGTAAGGGTCTGaatctatatttgaactcaggacttcctgatttcaggtacAGTGCTTTATCTATTAGATATATTAGAGAACATAAGAACTTGGAAAGTTAGGAAAGATGTGATCAAGAACTATAGATCTAAAGAGCCTGCTCAAGATGCTAGTTTACCTGAGACTCCTGAAGCTCCCAGCCTCTGTTGGTCCTGGGGTCCGCTCCTCAGGGAAGTCACAGGAGGCAGCCTCATgaccctcttcttcctcttctccaacctcaccacttagctgccctgccAGCAATGGCACAAGCCCTAATGCTTGTAGTCTTCCTAGGGCCCCAGTGTCATACAGGAAGCCAACAAGTGCTGCTACTACACGAGGGTGAAAGGCCTCTGCCCTTGGGTCTCTCAGAAGGGACATGAGTAGCTCCAGACCCCCAGCGTCCCTTAGTCGTGCTCTATTAATAGCCTCACGGCACAAAAGGCACACGGCCCGTACCAGGGCTTGCTGGGACACTGGGCCAGCCCCACTGGATCCTCTTCTTCTCCGGAGTTCACTGAGTAGTACTTCCACACCACCAGCATTGCCCAAAGCAGGACGCACCAGGCCCTGGGCACACAGGTTGGCCAGAGTCAGGATGGCTGCATCACGTACTGTCTTCTTGGGATGAGTGGCCAGGCTCACTAGGGGTCCCAGTCCACCACCCAAGCTCAGCTGTTCAGCACAGGCCCGAGAGCACCCTCGGCTTAGTTCCAACAGGGCCCTAGCAAGGGCTGAAGTCAGGGCAGGATCAGAGGTTGTAGCCAGTAGCTCTGCTAGGGGCCTAACTGCCCCTTGTTGGGCCAGGGCCAGGCGATGCTGAGGTGAATCAGCCAAGTTGCGAAGGGCGCGGACGACACTTTGAAGACACTGGGAGTCCTGAGAGGCAGTGAGGATCTCAACCAGTAGAGGCACagcacctggagagagagatgaagaagaaagagaagggtgAAGAAACATGTTTGACTTCCAATTCTGGACTCCTGTTTTCTCTATTTGCCCAAATCTAGGCACTCCCTCCCTGCCATTCCCAAGCTCCTTTCCCGTCTTACCGGCTCTGTGGATCTCTCCACAGCTTTCAGCCTCCATAGCCAGGTTTCCTAAAGCTCTCGCTGTCCGATTCTGTATGCTGTCAGTCCTCACACACTGTAAGATGCTCACTGGGGGTGAAAATGGAGACAGAAGAAACACTTAATTTCTTAGTACACTATAAGGGCAGAGACTAAATTTTGTAGTTTTACCCCCACCCCCTTTTTATCCCAGACTTAGTATTTTGCATAAAATATGCACTTATATTTAACTAAATTGTTTCAATTTAGGGATGTAGTTTGAAGTCACAATTTTACCAATGATTTGCTTAGATCCTCGGCAGTACTGACTTTTCTATTTGTCAAGTAGGGATAATAAGTTCTATTCTTACAACCTCAACCCTacaaaaatacacagaagaacaaagaaattacagaagtCCCCGGAGTGGCTCAGTAACATGCTGTGTGATACCCTTACTCAACATGAATCTTTTACCTCAACAGTGGAACCTCGTTAAAATTTAGGATAACTGACAACTTCCTATGGGCTTCTAATGACTAGAGCTATCTCCCAAGCCGCCTAGCTGGGAGTGAGAAGAGTGGGCTTTTATCAAAGCAGCCCAAGAAAGGTGAGCAGCAGACTCCTCTCAGCCTCCTTTCATAAAATGCTGTGTTTGACACCGTGTTCCAGAATTCTGGGGGCCCTGTCAGAGTCCTCTAATGCCTTATTGTGTTTTCTGCATGTTTTTGCAGGTTCCTAGGAGTTATTTGCATCTTCTGCATTTTTATGGTAAGGTGAAATAAAGTTAGCTTACACTCATATCATGTGAGAGCTTGCACCTACATCTTAGAAACCAGTTAAACCCATTCTGTTTGGATTGCTCCTCAGGCAAACTGCAGATGGGTGCAGGATAGAGAGCTAGAGAGCTAGCGATTATTTTGGATTAATTCCCAGAAAGAGATCAAGTCAGGGTGATTTGAGTGTTACCTCCACGAccatgggggaggggggcggAGTTCATTAAAGAGTAACATTATAACAATCTAAGGACCTCACTCTAGCCTGTTAAAGGAAGTGACGActcccctcctccacccccaaATAAGTTCTATTTGATTCCACCCATGTGGACTGAAAATTAGACCATCGTGGGCTACGGCGGGCTGAGTACGGAGAGAATGACATCACAGTGGGAGAAGAGCCTGGCATACTAAGGGAGCTGTTGCATCACACAAGATACGGTGATGTCACAGAAGACCCTGTGATGTCACAATCCCTATCCTCTTCCTCGAAGGCAGGGTCATCTCCACAGAGCGACGAACCTCCCAGGTCCTGTCGCTTTAAATCTGTCTTCAGAAGGGGTACTGCAAAGGGGCAAAACCGAGTCAGGGTGAAGGGTGAAGGTAAAGGACCAAGAAGAGCTGGACACTTACCAAGTGGGAGAATACCTCCGAGTCTGCGCACTTCAGTCCGGCACGCCCCCTCCGTGCAGCAGTTGGCGAGGATGCTGAGGGCCAAATCGAGCGTTCTACGCAAGCGCGCTGGTGCTGACGTAGAAGCGGGGGGGGCGGTACCCGAGGGAGGGGCGGGACCGGCTGCGCCCGTCGACGTGGCCGGTGGGGGGGCGGGGCCGGGGCCTGCTGGGGGCGGGGCGGGTCCCGCCGCCACTGCTGCCGTGCGCCGCAGCAGAGCGAGCAGGGGGCGGAGCCCGCCGCGTGCCCGGAAACGCTCAATATCCCCCGCCGCCTTGACGTGGCGCGTGCGGAGGGCTAGGAGCGCGCGGCTCAGGGGGGCTTCGTTGGCTGTAGAGTCCTTTCCCCCACCCGGCCCCTCCACGGCCGCTGCTGTGAGCTGCGCGAGGCAGAACGAGAGCGACTCGGTGGGGGTCGGTTTCgccgccgccatcttggcctggGCCTGAGGCCCCACCCCCCTTTTTCGTGGCTCCGCAAAGAACTGGACTGGAAGATTGGGGCGTGACTATGCACGTCTTCTGGAGGACGCCTTTTAAATGGCCCCGTCGCTGTGATGCACACTGGGAATTGTAGTTCACAGGTCTTCGGTTCCACTTCCTGCGAGACTCCCGATCACGTGGATGGTGGGCTATGACCAACGGCCGTTCGAAGCACGCGAGGGATGACGGAAGTGGTAGTTCTTTGTCAGATTCTCCGTGCTGGAGACTGGGGCGCGGTGGACGCTGGGATACGTAGTCCGTGATTATCGTGTATAGTCTATCGTGGGACGAGCGGAGAACTCCCGCTCCCAGGGGACAACGCGCGGCTCCTTCTCGAGAACCCAGGTGTCCGACCATGGAGTCTCTGGCGTATACGGTTCTCGGTGCCCAGGACGTCTCACTCCCCAGAGCGGTCCCGGCCCTCTGGCATTCTCGGACGTCGCTGCTCCCTCTGGAGCTGATTGCCCCTCAGACACGCCCTTGTAGGCTCAAGGGTCGCAGCGCCAGCCCCTGGGGTCCCACCCCGCGGGCTCACGGCCGCAGGGGGCCAGGGAGCCTTATCCAGGTCTGTCGAGGCCAAGAGGCCTGGCAAGCCTCTACCTTTTATCCCGACGCGGTGAGTTAAAGGGTTAAGCCCACAGAGGATCGCTACGGTTTGGGTCCTAGAGAGGCCAGGCTGGGGGGTTTCCGGTTCCGGTGCTTGGACACCTGGAATCTTAGTGGCCCACCCTAGCTTTAGTCTGTGCACGGGTGAGTTTTAGCTCCGTGGTCCCCTGGCCTCTCCTTCCCACCGGCTTTCCCTTAAGAACGGGCGggctcttcccttccttcctcctcctcctctcctctccaggATGGAGGGAGAGTTGGAGCCGGGGAACCCGGGTGTCCAGGTACACGAAGAGGAGGGTCCGAGAAGTGACGAGTCCCGGGATGAAGGAGAGAAACAAGCAGGGGTCGGAAGGCTGGAACGCCCGAGCCCCAGGAGGGGCCTAGAATGCCCTTTTGTCCCCCTGGGGCACAGAGCTAGGGAAGATAGTACTTTTCAGCCGGGAGTTCTGGAGGATGAGAGGGCTCCTGGGCTGGCTTCTGGAGATCTACCCCCCAGCCCTGTCTTCAAGTTCCCTTCTGGACCCCCGCCTGAAAGGCCCTTCCTTGTCTGGCCGGGCCAGCCAGCTGCCTGTGAAGTGATGTTGGGGCTCCAGAGGCTGTGTGGAGCAGGCCACGGCGAGGGGGAGGAGAAACTTGCTGGAAGAGGTCTCAGGTCAGTTCTCCCGGGCTCCAGAGCCTTTGGTTGCCTCCAGTGCGGACTGACTGTGGCTAGTCTTCCCGATCTGATTCACCATCAGAGTACCCACCCAGGGGAGAAGCCATATAGGTGTCCTGAGTGTGGGAAAGAATTTCGAAGGGGCTCAGACCTAGTGAAGCACCACCGGGTGCACACCGGAGAAAAGCCTTACCCCTGCCCAGACTGTGGCCGTTGCTTCAGCCTTAGCTCCAACCTGATCCAGCACCGAAGATCACACACCGGCCACCGGCCCCACAAATGCCCCGATTGCG
This sequence is a window from Sminthopsis crassicaudata isolate SCR6 chromosome 1, ASM4859323v1, whole genome shotgun sequence. Protein-coding genes within it:
- the ARMC5 gene encoding armadillo repeat-containing protein 5, giving the protein MAAAKPTPTESLSFCLAQLTAAAVEGPGGGKDSTANEAPLSRALLALRTRHVKAAGDIERFRARGGLRPLLALLRRTAAVAAGPAPPPAGPGPAPPPATSTGAAGPAPPSGTAPPASTSAPARLRRTLDLALSILANCCTEGACRTEVRRLGGILPLVSILQCVRTDSIQNRTARALGNLAMEAESCGEIHRAGAVPLLVEILTASQDSQCLQSVVRALRNLADSPQHRLALAQQGAVRPLAELLATTSDPALTSALARALLELSRGCSRACAEQLSLGGGLGPLVSLATHPKKTVRDAAILTLANLCAQGLVRPALGNAGGVEVLLSELRRRRGSSGAGPVSQQALVRAVCLLCREAINRARLRDAGGLELLMSLLRDPRAEAFHPRVVAALVGFLYDTGALGRLQALGLVPLLAGQLSGEVGEEEEEGHEAASCDFPEERTPGPTEAGSFRSLRSWLISEGYAVAPGDISPDWSPEHCPLPELPAVPVRPLQQRCLQDSFSFSPVSHPPPTSPPNTALSVETPSTSQLETPSRSGDIPNPSPPPLKTSGRTEELWGREGPALLLLSRFSQAPDPSGALVTGPALQGLLGYVTGAPGPPNPRALRILARLTCNPACLEAFVRSYGAALIRAWLVLGVAPDDWRASKPLRARTGDRKHRELGEMLLQNLTVQAESPFGVGALTHLLLSGTPEDRVACALTLPFICRKPALWRRLLLDQGGLRLLLTALSRPAPHPLFFFFAADSLSCLRCLISPSVDSAQPPVDSSPTSPCLYGQLLGPTPSLVPDLHFLLDSGLRLPAIRASAADASPFFRALLSGGFAEAHLSLVPLRGLSPGAAWPILHHLHGCRGCGAALQPIPPPGQPLLGSEAEAALEAAGRFLLPILEEELEEAVESVHLGPYGPPEAVGEVFRLGGTRLAARCAHWTLGPGRSPQARATALAGLVEAAGEEGGPLTEALLGAVMGMRGRL